From one Triticum aestivum cultivar Chinese Spring chromosome 4B, IWGSC CS RefSeq v2.1, whole genome shotgun sequence genomic stretch:
- the LOC123090525 gene encoding R3H domain-containing protein 2 translates to MEEDAAAAVAAAAPDSWETADLDGAMSRLLLSSSSASPTARRVSSSPDLADDRQAQQEQEQDHARGDDPPAQVDHFLREALEKPRERLQVLRMEQDILKFLRDPGQTQFEFQGLPTSYLRLAAHRLAQHYFLISIALPDNSLPDGTSSRIILRKTSAECRLPAVRLADIPVNLPQEESSAVATKVAIKQRPQKNQHGGAGAGANSNRGNLQKSVEERKEEYNRARARIFNSSSGSTSPVDGRPADEVVLPNTLHRSTSLELNSNTRFGELTEATLERSLTSTASSSRSNNRSRIDKEPPVNRGRQGNRVAIFRDRDSDRKDPDYDRSYDRYMQRFDPGFGFNGGAYTIQPLYAPAVTYNTEFPQLGSPQMSPVPVEQQQPHPMAQHMPGPWSPAQSPNAVGYRPPDGVMPPYSPGQAGAPVRSSVFMHASQQYAMPSRPGVAFVHPQDSMRPFAQTHHQQQSEASLRLARPR, encoded by the exons ATGGAGGAGGACGCGGCCGCGGCGGTAGCTGCGGCGGCGCCCGACTCGTGGGAGACGGCCGACCTCGACGGGGCCATGAGCCGCctgctcctctcctcctcctcggcctcaccCACCGCGCGAAGGGTCTCCTCCTCGCCCGACCTCGCCGACGACCGCCAggcgcagcaggagcaggagcaggaccaCGCGCGCGGGGACGATCCGCCCGCGCAGGTCGACCACTTCCTCCGCGAGGCCCTCGAGAAGCCCCGCGAGCGCCTCCAAG TGCTGCGGATGGAGCAAGACATTCTGAAGTTCCTTCGTGACCCCGGGCAGACGCAGTTTGAGTTCCAGGGCCTTCCAACTTCGTACCTGCGTCTCGCTGCGCACCGTCTGGCACAGCATTATTTCCTGATCTCAATCGCCCTGCCGGATAACAGTCTGCCTGATGGAACCAGTTCACGGATCATCCTTCGCAAAACGTCGGCTGAGTGCCGATTGCCTGCTGTCCGCCTAGCTGATATTCCAGTTAATCTCCCTCAAGAAGAGAGCAGCGCTGTGGCCACCAAAGTAGCTATTAAGCAAAGGCCGCAGAAGAATCAGCATGGCGGCGCAGGCGCAGGTGCCAACTCTAACAGAGGCAACCTTCAGAAAAGCGTCGAGGAGAGGAAAGAGGAATACAACAGGGCACGTGCTCGCATATTTAACAGCAGTAGTGGTAGCACTAGTCCGGTTGATGGAAGACCAGCTGATGAAGTGGTTTTGCCCAACACCCTACATAGGTCCACTTCCTTGGAGTTGAACTCAAACACCAGGTTTGGTGAATTGACTGAAGCTACCCTTGAAAGGAGTTTGACTAGCACTGCATCTAGCAGCAGATCAAATAATAGAAGCAGGATTGACAAGGAGCCTCCAGTCAATAGGGGCAGGCAAGGCAATAGGGTGGCGATATTTCGAGACCGTGACTCTGATCGCAAGGATCCTGATTATGACAGAAGCTATGACAG GTATATGCAAAGATTTGATCCTGGATTTGGATTTAATGGCGGTGCGTACACCATTCAACCTCTGTATGCTCCTGCTGTTACCTACAACACTGAATTCCCCCAGCTTGGGTCACCACAAATGTCTCCTGTTCCTGTTGAACAGCAGCAGCCTCATCCAATGGCTCAGCACATGCCTGGGCCCTGGTCGCCGGCTCAATCACCTAATGCAGTTGGCTACAGGCCTCCAGATGGTGTTATGCCACCCTACAGTCCTGGCCAAGCTGGTGCTCCTGTCAGGTCTTCTGTTTTCATGCATGCTTCCCAGCAATATGCCATGCCTTCACGCCCAGGAGTCGCATTTGTACATCCACAGGATTCCATGCGACCATTTGCACAG ACTCACCACCAACAACAATCTGAAGCTAGTCTACGCTTAGCCCGGCCCCGGTGA